In Vicia villosa cultivar HV-30 ecotype Madison, WI unplaced genomic scaffold, Vvil1.0 ctg.000305F_1_1, whole genome shotgun sequence, the following are encoded in one genomic region:
- the LOC131626556 gene encoding 3-ketoacyl-CoA synthase 12-like gives MESLSLIFLVPTLYLCFLIWKLFDQKRDQECYLLDYQCHKPTQDRMLGTEFCGKIIRRTENLGLDEYKFLLKAIVSSGIGEQTYAPRNVFEGREASPTIHDGISEMEDFFDDSIVKLLARSKISPSEIDVLVVNISMLSTLPSLSARIINRYKLRHDVKVYNLTGMGCSASLISLDIVQNIFKSQKNKLALLVTSESLSPNWYPGNNKSMILANCLFRSGGCAVLLTNKRSLKHKAILKLSCLVRTHHGARDESFGCCLQKEDEQGKSGIFLGKNLPKAATRAFVDNLRVISPKILPTRELFRFLLVSLLEKLKIMCTYSSKSSSGVATIVTKKSPLNFKTGIDHFCLHTGGKAVIDGVGMSLDLSEHDLEPARMTLHRFGNTSASSLWYVLGYMEAKKRLRKGDRVFMISFGAGFKCNSCLWEVMKDLGNGYGNVWDDCVEDYPPETLVSPFMEKYGWVNQVDDVNNVELPDFLK, from the coding sequence ATGGAGTCtctctctttaatttttcttgtcCCAACATTGTACTTGTGTTTCCTAATATGGAAACTATTCGATCAAAAGAGGGACCAAGAGTGTTACCTATTAGATTACCAATGTCACAAACCAACTCAAGATAGAATGCTAGGGACAGAGTTTTGTGGCAAAATAATCAGAAGAACCGAGAATTTGGGTCTAGATGAGTACAAATTTCTTCTCAAAGCCATAGTAAGTTCCGGCATCGGCGAGCAAACTTACGCGCCAAGAAACGTCTTCGAGGGCCGCGAAGCATCGCCAACCATCCACGACGGGATCTCGGAGATGGAAGACTTTTTCGACGACAGCATTGTGAAACTCCTAGCCCGGTCGAAAATATCCCCCTCCGAAATCGACGTCCTCGTCGTCAACATCTCCATGCTCTCCACTCTCCCGTCTCTATCCGCGCGGATCATCAACCGATACAAACTACGCCACGACGTCAAAGTCTACAACCTCACTGGAATGGGCTGCAGTGCTAGTCTTATCTCCCTAGACATtgttcaaaatattttcaaatcacaAAAAAACAAGCTAGCCCTTTTAGTGACATCAGAGTCTCTTAGTCCAAATTGGTACCCCGGAAACAACAAATCAATGATCCTTGCCAACTGTCTCTTCCGCTCGGGCGGATGCGCGGTTCTTCTAACAAACAAAAGATCCTTAAAGCACAAAGCTATACTGAAACTAAGTTGCTTAGTAAGAACTCACCACGGCGCGAGAGACGAGTCGTTCGGATGTTGTCTCCAAAAGGAAGATGAACAAGGCAAGAGTGGTATTTTCTTAGGAAAAAATCTCCCAAAAGCCGCAACAAGAGCATTTGTTGACAATCTAAGAGTAATATCACCAAAAATTCTACCAACAAGGGAACTCTTTAGGTTTCTCTTAGTCTCACTTTTGGAGAAACTTAAAATAATGTGTACTTATTCTTCTAAGTCCTCTAGTGGAGTAGCAACAATAGTAACAAAAAAATCACCATTGAATTTCAAAACCGGCATTGATCATTTCTGCCTCCACACAGGAGGAAAAGCAGTGATAGATGGAGTTGGAATGAGCTTGGATCTAAGTGAGCATGATCTTGAGCCAGCAAGGATGACACTTCATAGATTTGGCAACACTTCTGCAAGTAGTTTGTGGTATGTGTTAGGTTACATGGAAGCAAAAAAGAGGTTAAGAAAAGGTGATAGAGTTTTTATGATAAGTTTTGGAGCTGGATTTAAGTGCAATAGTTGTTTGTGGGAAGTGATGAAGGATCTTGGAAATGGATATGGGAATGTTTGGGATGATTGTGTTGAGGATTATCCACCAGAGACTTTGGTTAGTCCTTTCATGGAGAAGTATGGTTGGGTTAATCAAGTTGATGATGTAAACAATGTTGAACTTCCTGATTTTCTTAAGTGA